One segment of Aquimarina sp. BL5 DNA contains the following:
- a CDS encoding rhodanese-related sulfurtransferase gives MQLYNKLSAKERAALIDEAGTERLTLSFYKYAHIGNTEIFRNHLFIHWDELEVLGRIYVAHEGINGQLSVPAPNFEVFKKHLDSISFLENVRLNIAREQDIKSFLKLKVKIRKKIVADGLNDETFDVTNKGVHVDAEKFNQLIEDPDTVLVDMRNHYESEIGHFKGAVTPDVDTFRDSLDIIEEDLKDHKEDKKLVMYCTGGIRCEKASAYYKHKGFKNVFQLEGGIIEYARQVEEKGLENKYLGKNFVFDHRRSERISEDIISNCHQCGKPCDTHVNCENEACHLLFIQCEECAKAMDSCCSIECKEINSLPYEEQKALRKGKGNSNKIFKKGRSEVLKYKQ, from the coding sequence ATGCAACTGTACAATAAATTAAGTGCAAAGGAGAGAGCTGCCCTTATTGATGAGGCAGGTACGGAACGTCTTACACTCTCTTTTTATAAATATGCACATATCGGTAATACCGAAATTTTCAGAAATCATCTTTTTATACATTGGGACGAACTAGAGGTACTAGGTAGAATCTATGTGGCTCACGAAGGTATTAATGGCCAATTATCGGTTCCGGCACCAAACTTTGAAGTATTCAAAAAACATTTGGATAGCATTTCTTTTCTGGAAAATGTACGATTGAATATTGCCAGAGAGCAGGATATCAAATCTTTCCTGAAATTAAAAGTAAAGATTCGTAAGAAGATTGTTGCCGATGGTTTAAACGATGAGACTTTTGATGTGACCAATAAAGGAGTTCATGTAGACGCGGAGAAGTTTAATCAATTGATTGAAGATCCGGATACGGTATTGGTAGATATGCGCAACCATTATGAAAGTGAGATAGGTCATTTTAAGGGAGCAGTAACTCCTGATGTAGATACTTTCAGGGATTCTTTGGATATTATTGAAGAAGATCTAAAAGATCATAAGGAAGATAAAAAACTGGTAATGTATTGTACCGGTGGGATTCGATGTGAGAAAGCAAGTGCATATTATAAACATAAAGGTTTTAAAAACGTATTTCAGTTAGAAGGTGGAATTATAGAATATGCCAGACAGGTAGAAGAAAAAGGATTAGAGAATAAATATTTAGGAAAGAATTTTGTTTTTGATCACAGAAGATCAGAACGAATCTCTGAAGATATAATTTCTAACTGTCATCAATGTGGAAAACCATGTGATACCCACGTTAATTGCGAAAATGAAGCATGTCATTTGCTATTCATTCAGTGTGAGGAATGTGCAAAAGCAATGGATAGTTGTTGCTCTATAGAATGTAAAGAGATTAATAGCTTACCTTATGAAGAACAAAAAGCACTGAGAAAAGGTAAAGGGAATAGTAATAAAATATTTAAGAAAGGTCGTTCTGAGGTCTTAAAATATAAGCAGTAA
- the recA gene encoding recombinase RecA, translated as MSTDKEKDAKLKALKLTLDKLDKSYGKGTVMRMGDSAIQEVEVISTGSLGLDLALGVGGYPKGRVIEIFGPESSGKTTLTIHAIAQAQKAGGIAAFIDAEHAFDRFYAEKLGVDIDNLIISQPDNGEQALEIADNLIRSGAIDIIVIDSVAALTPKSEIEGEMGDSKMGLHARLMSQALRKLTSSISKTNCTVIFINQLREKIGVMFGNPETTTGGNALKFYASVRLDIRRSTQIKDSNSEVQGNKTRVKVVKNKVAPPFRTAEFDIMYGMGISKTGEIIDIGVDYEIVKKSGSWFSYQDTKLGQGRDAVKSLLNDNPELMEELEEKIKEAIKIVNE; from the coding sequence ATGAGTACGGATAAAGAAAAAGATGCAAAATTAAAAGCGTTAAAACTAACTTTAGACAAACTAGACAAATCCTACGGAAAAGGTACCGTAATGAGGATGGGTGATTCTGCGATTCAGGAAGTAGAAGTGATTTCTACCGGATCACTTGGATTAGATTTAGCTCTTGGTGTAGGAGGATATCCCAAAGGTAGAGTGATCGAGATTTTTGGTCCTGAATCTTCTGGTAAAACAACCCTTACAATTCACGCGATTGCACAAGCACAAAAAGCAGGTGGAATTGCTGCTTTTATAGATGCGGAACACGCATTTGATCGTTTCTATGCAGAAAAATTAGGTGTTGACATAGATAATCTTATTATTTCTCAACCAGACAATGGAGAACAAGCATTAGAAATTGCAGATAATTTAATCCGATCGGGAGCAATTGATATTATCGTTATTGACTCTGTAGCTGCTTTAACTCCAAAAAGTGAGATTGAAGGCGAAATGGGGGACTCTAAAATGGGACTTCATGCGAGATTAATGTCTCAGGCTTTAAGGAAATTAACCAGTTCTATTAGCAAAACAAATTGTACAGTTATCTTTATTAACCAGCTTCGTGAAAAAATCGGAGTAATGTTTGGTAATCCGGAAACTACCACTGGTGGTAATGCTCTTAAGTTTTATGCTTCTGTGCGTTTAGATATCAGAAGATCTACTCAGATTAAAGATAGTAACAGTGAAGTGCAAGGAAATAAAACTCGAGTAAAAGTTGTGAAAAACAAAGTAGCTCCACCATTTAGAACAGCAGAGTTTGACATCATGTATGGTATGGGAATCTCTAAAACAGGAGAGATCATTGATATTGGTGTAGATTACGAAATTGTTAAAAAGAGCGGTTCATGGTTTAGTTATCAAGACACAAAACTGGGTCAAGGAAGAGATGCTGTCAAATCATTATTAAATGACAATCCTGAACTTATGGAGGAATTGGAAGAAAAAATCAAGGAAGCCATAAAAATTGTTAATGAGTAA
- a CDS encoding RNA polymerase sigma factor: MSLDQLIKKCKKQDAKAQEQLYRLYGSKLFSICLKYSNNYASAEDTLQDAFITIFDKIEQYKSKGSFEGWIKRITINTALQKYRKQKVFEIIGEDQIEEVELEIDEDSVSLDYLLEIIQQLPDRYRLVFNLYVLDGYSHKEIAEMLTISIGTSKSNLARARNILKEKIETNHEPRVQSIEG; this comes from the coding sequence GTGAGTCTAGACCAACTCATAAAAAAATGTAAGAAACAAGATGCTAAGGCGCAAGAACAACTGTATAGATTATATGGTAGTAAATTATTTTCCATCTGCCTAAAGTATTCTAACAATTATGCAAGTGCAGAAGACACCTTGCAGGATGCCTTCATTACAATTTTTGACAAAATAGAACAGTACAAAAGTAAAGGTTCGTTCGAGGGATGGATAAAACGAATCACTATCAATACCGCATTACAAAAATACCGAAAACAAAAAGTTTTTGAAATTATTGGTGAGGACCAGATAGAAGAGGTAGAATTAGAAATAGATGAGGACAGTGTTTCTCTGGATTATCTTCTAGAAATTATTCAGCAATTACCAGATAGATATCGACTGGTATTTAATCTTTATGTGTTAGATGGTTATTCTCATAAAGAAATTGCAGAAATGCTTACTATTTCCATAGGAACTTCTAAATCCAATTTGGCAAGAGCCAGAAACATTTTGAAAGAAAAAATAGAAACTAACCATGAACCACGTGTTCAGTCAATTGAAGGATGA
- a CDS encoding 1-acyl-sn-glycerol-3-phosphate acyltransferase — protein MIILRYILILLWRIWFYVMMGIPIIILFPVLLILTSREQWYPQFFVVARFWAKIVLFGSGFVPRVKKEAKVDAHKSYMFVANHTSMADIMLMLYSVKNPFVFVGKKELAKIPIFGFFYKRTCILVDRNSQRSRKEVFDRAQARLQEGTSICIFPEGGVPEDESVMLDDFKDGAFRLAIDHQIPIVPLTFLDNKKRFSYTFFSGSPGKMRAFVHEEIPTGGLTQEQKKELNIKTRKVILDKLQSDQL, from the coding sequence ATGATTATCCTTAGATATATATTGATTCTTCTTTGGCGAATTTGGTTTTATGTGATGATGGGAATTCCTATTATTATATTATTTCCGGTTTTATTGATATTAACATCAAGAGAGCAGTGGTATCCGCAGTTTTTTGTTGTCGCCAGATTTTGGGCTAAAATTGTGCTGTTTGGCAGCGGTTTTGTTCCTAGAGTAAAAAAAGAAGCAAAAGTGGACGCTCATAAGAGTTATATGTTTGTGGCTAACCATACTTCTATGGCAGATATTATGTTAATGCTATATTCTGTAAAGAATCCTTTTGTTTTTGTGGGAAAAAAAGAACTTGCTAAGATTCCAATATTTGGCTTTTTTTATAAACGAACTTGTATACTTGTAGATCGCAATAGTCAGAGAAGTCGGAAAGAAGTTTTTGACCGTGCGCAAGCCAGACTACAAGAAGGAACTAGCATCTGTATATTTCCAGAAGGTGGTGTTCCAGAGGATGAATCTGTTATGCTTGATGATTTTAAGGATGGCGCGTTCAGGTTGGCGATTGATCATCAGATACCCATTGTTCCTTTAACGTTTCTAGACAATAAAAAAAGATTTTCATATACTTTTTTTAGTGGAAGTCCAGGAAAAATGAGGGCTTTTGTACATGAAGAAATTCCAACCGGGGGATTGACTCAAGAACAGAAGAAAGAACTTAATATAAAAACGCGCAAAGTCATTTTGGATAAATTACAATCTGATCAATTATAG
- the trpS gene encoding tryptophan--tRNA ligase, whose protein sequence is MARILTGVQSTGTPHLGNLLGAIIPAIHMANQPENDSFLFIADMHSLTQIKDAKTLRENTYSTAATWLAFGLDIEKTVFYRQSDIPQVTELSWYLSCFFPYQRLTLAHSFKDKADRLEDVNAGLFTYPMLMAADILLYDAEIVPVGKDQEQHIEMTRNVAERMHNQVGELFVLPEAQFQKETMYVPGTDGAKMSKSKGNTINLFLPDKKLRKSIMGIQTDSTPMEEPKDPDTCNVFALYQLVASEEQLVEMRANYSGGNYGYGHAKQALYEVLIDKFSEERERYNYYMDNLEEVDKALNIGAKKASKVANRVLSRVREKVGY, encoded by the coding sequence ATGGCAAGAATTCTAACAGGAGTCCAAAGTACAGGAACACCTCATTTAGGAAACTTATTAGGAGCTATTATTCCAGCAATTCATATGGCTAATCAGCCAGAGAATGATTCCTTTTTGTTTATTGCAGATATGCATTCATTAACACAGATTAAGGATGCTAAAACACTAAGAGAAAACACCTACTCTACCGCTGCAACCTGGCTAGCTTTTGGTTTAGACATAGAAAAAACTGTGTTTTATCGCCAGAGTGATATTCCACAAGTAACAGAATTGTCGTGGTATCTTAGTTGTTTCTTTCCGTATCAACGGTTAACTCTAGCACATTCATTTAAAGATAAAGCGGATCGGTTAGAAGATGTTAATGCAGGGTTGTTTACGTATCCAATGCTAATGGCTGCTGATATTTTATTATATGATGCAGAAATTGTACCTGTGGGAAAAGACCAGGAACAGCATATAGAAATGACCAGAAATGTAGCGGAACGTATGCATAATCAGGTTGGAGAACTTTTTGTCTTACCTGAAGCGCAATTTCAGAAAGAAACGATGTATGTTCCTGGAACAGATGGTGCTAAAATGAGTAAGTCCAAAGGCAATACCATTAATTTATTTTTACCAGACAAAAAACTACGTAAAAGTATTATGGGTATTCAAACAGATAGTACTCCTATGGAAGAGCCTAAAGATCCTGATACGTGTAATGTCTTCGCATTATATCAATTAGTAGCATCAGAAGAGCAATTGGTAGAAATGCGCGCCAATTACTCCGGTGGTAATTACGGATACGGTCACGCAAAACAAGCGCTATATGAAGTCTTAATCGACAAGTTCTCCGAAGAACGTGAACGCTATAATTATTACATGGATAATCTAGAAGAAGTAGATAAAGCGTTAAATATTGGCGCAAAAAAAGCTTCAAAAGTAGCAAATAGAGTGCTTTCTAGAGTACGTGAGAAGGTTGGATACTAA
- a CDS encoding BlaI/MecI/CopY family transcriptional regulator, producing the protein MKQLTKAEEDIMKILWNLEEGSVVAILEQLPEPKPAYNTVSTIVRILEDKGFVNYRKEGRIHIYIPLVKKTEYSNQSINKLIDGYFQGSFKSMVSFFMKKNDISIAEMEAAMREINKEEE; encoded by the coding sequence ATGAAACAATTGACCAAAGCAGAAGAAGATATTATGAAAATCCTGTGGAATCTAGAGGAAGGTAGTGTTGTTGCGATCCTGGAACAGTTACCAGAACCAAAACCTGCTTACAACACTGTTTCTACAATTGTCAGAATATTAGAAGATAAAGGCTTTGTAAATTATCGAAAAGAAGGAAGAATTCATATTTACATCCCACTTGTGAAAAAAACAGAGTACAGCAATCAGAGTATTAACAAATTGATTGATGGTTATTTTCAAGGATCCTTTAAGAGCATGGTCTCTTTTTTTATGAAGAAAAATGACATCAGTATTGCTGAGATGGAAGCAGCAATGAGAGAAATAAATAAAGAGGAAGAATAA
- a CDS encoding M56 family metallopeptidase, with translation MIHYILQIIAFQLLFLVIYDLFLKKETFFNWNRTYLLITPILSFLLPLIKLDFIRQNIPTAYIIQLPEVLITDFPMQVHLLPEVIIASESHLSSYISLIPVLGYLWYLGVITSSFLFIYKIFKIINLKRSGTKVHTKNITLISLPNTTIAFSFFNTIYIGTDLSEIKKTNILFHEKIHVKEYHSIDLIFFEILRILFWFNPLIYIYQNRIATLQEYIADAKAIAETTKKEYYQDLLSQVFQTEKISFINTFFNHSLIKNRLVMLQKSKSKKVYQLKYLLLIPVISSMLIYSSCSEDSRILEEKTTQNETAQKTLTQRAETLLVKINSEGKFTKENKELFSALMKDVGNSEAPDLEPEDLEVFQSLIQAISKSKQSTQPKKDGVPFVELDIVPIHPNCKGLSSEEIKKCFSQNIAQFVGSEFNIKIGENIGLSGKQRIYARFKVDKTGKVVDIQVRGPHPEFEKEALRVLKGLPNMEPGMKDGAPVSVLYSLPIVFDIKE, from the coding sequence ATGATACATTACATACTACAAATCATCGCGTTTCAACTACTTTTTTTAGTAATATATGATCTATTTCTAAAAAAAGAAACATTCTTTAACTGGAATAGAACATATCTTCTCATAACCCCCATTCTAAGTTTTTTGCTTCCTCTGATTAAATTGGATTTTATAAGACAAAACATTCCAACAGCATACATCATACAGCTACCTGAAGTACTTATTACAGATTTTCCTATGCAGGTTCATCTTTTACCAGAAGTTATAATCGCATCAGAAAGCCACCTATCAAGTTACATTTCTTTGATACCAGTCCTTGGATATTTATGGTATTTGGGAGTAATAACAAGCTCATTTTTATTTATTTATAAGATCTTTAAAATAATAAACTTAAAAAGATCCGGAACTAAGGTACATACAAAAAATATTACGCTGATATCATTACCAAATACAACCATTGCATTTTCCTTTTTCAATACAATCTATATTGGGACTGATCTCTCGGAAATTAAAAAAACCAACATCTTATTTCACGAAAAAATTCACGTAAAAGAATACCATTCTATAGATCTTATTTTCTTTGAAATATTACGGATTCTATTTTGGTTTAATCCATTGATCTATATATATCAGAATAGAATAGCCACACTTCAGGAATATATTGCAGATGCTAAGGCTATAGCAGAAACCACAAAAAAAGAATACTATCAAGACTTATTATCTCAGGTTTTCCAAACAGAGAAAATTTCATTTATTAATACATTTTTTAATCATTCATTAATCAAAAATCGACTTGTTATGTTACAAAAATCAAAATCAAAAAAAGTCTATCAATTAAAATACCTACTTCTTATCCCAGTTATTAGTTCAATGCTTATCTATAGCTCTTGTTCAGAAGATTCTCGCATTCTAGAGGAAAAAACAACGCAAAACGAAACTGCTCAGAAAACACTAACACAAAGAGCAGAGACTTTATTAGTAAAAATAAATAGTGAGGGTAAGTTTACTAAAGAGAACAAAGAGCTTTTTTCTGCACTAATGAAAGATGTAGGAAACTCAGAAGCTCCGGATTTAGAACCAGAAGACCTAGAGGTTTTTCAAAGTTTGATACAAGCTATCTCTAAATCGAAACAGAGCACGCAACCAAAAAAAGACGGAGTTCCTTTTGTAGAATTAGATATTGTTCCTATTCATCCCAATTGTAAAGGTTTAAGTAGCGAAGAAATTAAAAAGTGTTTTTCTCAAAACATTGCACAATTTGTTGGATCAGAATTCAATATTAAAATTGGAGAAAATATCGGGCTTAGTGGGAAACAAAGAATATACGCTAGATTTAAAGTTGATAAAACGGGTAAGGTAGTTGATATTCAAGTAAGAGGTCCACACCCAGAATTTGAAAAAGAAGCATTACGTGTGTTAAAGGGACTTCCTAATATGGAACCAGGTATGAAAGATGGCGCACCTGTTAGTGTACTATATTCTTTGCCTATAGTTTTTGACATAAAAGAATAA
- the pheS gene encoding phenylalanine--tRNA ligase subunit alpha, producing MIDKIKEYISEVEDFSAKTKEEVEAFRIKFSGKKGLVNDFFTEFRNIANDQKKEFGQAINALKVAAEEKVRALKDELESKDEDKGTYGDLTRPAEPIALGSRHPISLVKNQIIDIFSRIGFNVSEGPEIEDDWHNFTALNLPEYHPARDMQDTFFIQTDPDILLRTHTSSVQVRYMEENKPPIRTISPGRVYRNEAISARSHCFFHQVEGLYIDKDVSFADLKQTLQYFTTEMFGKSKIRLRPSYFPFTEPSAEVDVYWGLETETDYKMTKGTGWLEIMGCGMVDPNVLKNCNIDPEEYSGFAFGMGIDRIALLLYGISDIRMLSENDVRFLEQFKPAL from the coding sequence ATGATCGATAAGATTAAAGAATATATCTCAGAAGTTGAGGATTTCTCTGCTAAGACCAAAGAAGAAGTTGAAGCATTCAGAATAAAGTTTTCAGGTAAGAAAGGACTAGTTAATGACTTTTTTACTGAATTCAGAAATATTGCGAATGATCAAAAGAAAGAATTTGGTCAAGCTATAAATGCTTTAAAAGTCGCGGCTGAAGAAAAAGTGAGAGCTTTAAAAGACGAGCTAGAGTCTAAAGATGAAGATAAGGGAACTTACGGAGATCTTACACGTCCTGCAGAACCAATTGCTTTAGGATCACGTCATCCAATTTCTTTAGTAAAGAATCAAATTATAGATATATTTTCACGTATTGGTTTTAATGTAAGTGAAGGGCCAGAAATTGAAGATGATTGGCACAACTTTACTGCACTTAATTTACCAGAATATCATCCAGCACGTGATATGCAGGACACGTTTTTTATCCAAACAGATCCGGATATTCTATTGCGTACACATACATCTTCTGTACAAGTACGGTATATGGAAGAGAATAAACCACCAATAAGAACTATTTCTCCAGGAAGAGTATATCGTAATGAAGCAATTTCTGCTAGATCTCATTGTTTCTTCCATCAAGTAGAAGGATTGTACATAGATAAGGATGTTTCGTTTGCAGACCTTAAGCAAACATTACAATATTTCACTACAGAAATGTTTGGGAAATCTAAGATTAGATTACGTCCATCATACTTTCCTTTTACCGAGCCAAGTGCTGAGGTAGATGTGTATTGGGGATTAGAAACCGAAACAGATTATAAAATGACCAAAGGAACCGGTTGGTTAGAGATTATGGGTTGTGGAATGGTAGATCCTAACGTATTAAAAAATTGTAATATTGATCCTGAGGAGTATAGTGGATTTGCATTTGGTATGGGGATCGATCGTATAGCGCTATTGTTATATGGGATTTCTGATATCCGTATGCTAAGCGAAAATGATGTACGTTTCTTAGAACAATTTAAGCCTGCCTTATAA
- a CDS encoding ceramidase domain-containing protein, with protein sequence MFLNVINDPNVVPNDTGPIYQETIMGRLPVEPFNTISNLVFLIIIIYFSIRVYKNPKQHLFLAFCLPILAIGFIGGTLFHGTRSHQIWLFMDWVPIMVLCMSAVFYFIFKLYKVWWKRILAFTIIFGVSFAVRTLPIPAIVRISLGYVITAITVLLPILLYLVKRNGRHKEMIILAFVFFAIAVSFRSADTFWETDFFYMGTHWLWHLFGGISVFFLMLYTYLDNLKQNKVLSER encoded by the coding sequence ATGTTTCTGAATGTTATCAATGATCCTAATGTTGTTCCCAATGATACCGGACCGATTTACCAAGAAACGATCATGGGTAGATTACCAGTAGAACCGTTCAATACGATTAGCAATCTTGTATTTTTAATTATAATTATATACTTTTCTATACGCGTATATAAGAATCCAAAACAGCATTTGTTTTTAGCCTTTTGTTTACCGATTCTTGCTATCGGTTTTATTGGAGGGACTTTATTTCATGGTACCCGAAGTCATCAAATATGGTTGTTTATGGATTGGGTTCCAATTATGGTTTTGTGTATGTCGGCTGTTTTTTATTTCATTTTTAAATTGTACAAAGTTTGGTGGAAAAGAATATTAGCCTTTACCATAATTTTTGGAGTTTCCTTTGCCGTACGCACATTACCCATTCCTGCTATAGTCAGAATTTCATTAGGATATGTAATTACGGCAATTACTGTGTTGCTTCCCATCCTTTTGTATTTAGTAAAAAGAAACGGAAGACATAAAGAAATGATTATACTAGCTTTTGTGTTTTTTGCAATAGCCGTAAGTTTTAGAAGCGCCGATACGTTCTGGGAAACAGATTTTTTCTATATGGGAACACATTGGTTATGGCATTTATTCGGAGGAATCTCGGTTTTCTTTTTGATGTTATATACCTATCTGGATAATCTAAAACAAAACAAAGTTCTTTCTGAAAGGTGA
- a CDS encoding sugar-transfer associated ATP-grasp domain-containing protein, whose translation MLSTILKIKKRRKSNVIGLNERNIKLIYPNNAKKHYPLADDKVLTKEILHQYNIPCAETYAVIEYNSDIKKAWEVCKKYDAMAIKPANGCGGGGIKIIKKDAVGNWISSGKIITERQIFQHIAATIMGFFSLGSHDRVLIEECIEPHPFFHKIYPQGVPDFRIITLKNTPLMGMLRMPTDRSDGKANLHQNGVGIGVDLDKGTLTEVYDGKNYFDHHPDSDFIIKDVPIPYWKEILEISIATAKVFPLDYLGIDIVIDKNKGPQIMEINVRPGLGIQLVNKQGLKKAIEEKTTK comes from the coding sequence ATGTTGTCAACAATTCTGAAAATAAAAAAACGAAGAAAGTCTAACGTAATTGGCTTGAACGAAAGGAATATTAAGTTAATCTATCCTAATAATGCTAAAAAGCACTATCCTCTTGCTGATGATAAAGTATTAACAAAAGAAATTTTACATCAATATAATATTCCTTGTGCAGAAACATATGCCGTAATAGAATACAATAGCGACATTAAAAAAGCTTGGGAGGTTTGCAAGAAATACGACGCGATGGCAATAAAACCGGCAAATGGTTGCGGGGGTGGAGGAATAAAAATTATTAAGAAAGATGCAGTAGGTAATTGGATCAGCAGTGGAAAAATAATTACTGAACGGCAGATATTTCAACATATTGCCGCTACCATAATGGGATTCTTTTCTCTTGGTTCTCATGATAGAGTTTTGATTGAAGAATGTATAGAGCCACATCCGTTTTTTCATAAAATATACCCACAAGGTGTACCTGATTTTAGAATTATAACTCTTAAGAATACTCCTTTAATGGGAATGCTAAGAATGCCAACCGATAGATCGGATGGTAAAGCGAATCTTCATCAAAATGGAGTTGGGATTGGAGTAGATTTAGACAAAGGAACATTAACAGAAGTATATGATGGCAAAAATTATTTTGATCACCATCCGGACAGTGACTTTATAATAAAAGATGTTCCAATTCCATATTGGAAAGAAATTCTGGAAATATCTATTGCAACAGCAAAAGTCTTCCCTTTGGATTATCTAGGAATTGATATTGTAATTGATAAAAATAAAGGACCGCAGATAATGGAGATAAATGTGCGGCCGGGATTAGGAATACAGCTAGTAAATAAACAAGGCTTAAAAAAAGCAATAGAAGAAAAAACAACTAAGTAA
- a CDS encoding 7TM domain-containing protein, whose protein sequence is MNSKTNLRITVILITVIAITSIGFKLKPIINNYDNFNPDEVYKVNYTYFFKSGDKNTFVKTFIPKNNFRQRISEGNTQKDSALHFKKKEEENENIRAIWNTTNKNQYHSVNYEFIFEGKDKNYIIPKTFITIPDAYKKYLEPTLNIQSDDESISELAKRLVRETKNDKEVIKNIFDYVSGIPSAPIITLTDALTTIRQNKASCNGKSRLFVALSRNLGYPARIKGGIIAENSNKRTSHVWAEVLINETWIPFDTLNNHFAYIPSNYLEIYQGDEFLITHTPGIQFDYTYQIEEVNHIAFLKMNSEEIRNLSGISLWGLVEGGIMPKKSLNLLLLLPLGGLLVAFLRNVVGVKTFGIFLPVLIAFSMLHIGFISGIILFVGLILLVGLISYPFDKIGLLYTPKLVVSLTIMVGLMIIATTIGLKYKITWLTTLTFFPTIILTIAAERFSRATVEDGYKMAIDKLFQTLLATTICFGLLSWKALPSILIIFPEIILLIISSAILLGRYIGIRWVEFYRFKPLFS, encoded by the coding sequence ATGAATTCCAAAACAAATCTTAGAATTACGGTTATCTTGATTACTGTTATAGCTATTACCTCAATTGGATTTAAGTTGAAACCAATTATAAATAACTATGATAACTTTAATCCTGATGAAGTGTATAAGGTGAATTATACTTATTTTTTTAAGTCAGGCGACAAAAACACATTTGTAAAAACATTTATTCCTAAAAATAATTTCAGACAAAGAATTTCTGAGGGAAATACCCAAAAAGATAGTGCTTTGCATTTCAAGAAAAAAGAAGAAGAGAATGAAAATATAAGAGCGATTTGGAATACTACAAATAAGAATCAATATCATTCTGTAAACTACGAATTCATTTTTGAGGGAAAAGATAAAAACTATATTATTCCTAAAACATTTATTACAATACCTGATGCGTATAAAAAATACTTAGAACCAACACTGAATATTCAATCGGATGATGAATCCATAAGTGAATTAGCCAAACGGCTTGTTCGGGAAACCAAAAATGATAAAGAAGTTATTAAAAATATTTTTGATTATGTATCCGGTATTCCTTCTGCACCAATTATTACATTAACGGATGCATTAACTACAATCCGACAAAACAAGGCGTCCTGCAACGGAAAGAGTAGACTATTTGTAGCTTTATCAAGAAATCTGGGATATCCTGCTAGAATAAAAGGAGGAATCATCGCAGAAAACTCTAATAAAAGAACATCTCACGTCTGGGCAGAAGTCCTGATTAATGAGACTTGGATACCTTTTGATACCTTAAATAATCACTTTGCATATATACCTTCTAATTATTTAGAGATTTATCAGGGAGATGAATTCTTAATAACCCATACACCTGGAATTCAGTTTGATTATACGTACCAAATAGAAGAAGTAAATCATATTGCTTTCTTGAAGATGAATTCTGAAGAGATACGTAACTTATCAGGGATTTCTCTTTGGGGACTTGTAGAAGGAGGTATCATGCCAAAAAAATCATTAAACCTTTTGCTGTTATTACCTTTAGGAGGTTTATTAGTAGCTTTTTTAAGAAATGTAGTAGGAGTAAAGACATTCGGGATTTTTCTTCCTGTTTTGATCGCATTTTCTATGCTACATATTGGTTTTATATCGGGAATTATACTATTTGTTGGATTGATTTTATTAGTGGGGTTGATCTCTTATCCTTTTGATAAAATAGGCTTGTTGTATACGCCTAAACTAGTAGTTTCTTTGACAATTATGGTTGGGTTAATGATTATAGCTACGACAATCGGACTAAAGTATAAGATAACCTGGCTTACAACATTAACCTTTTTTCCAACTATTATTCTTACAATAGCTGCAGAACGCTTTTCGAGAGCAACTGTCGAGGACGGTTATAAAATGGCGATCGATAAGCTATTTCAAACCTTGTTAGCTACGACAATCTGCTTTGGATTACTATCCTGGAAAGCATTACCATCGATCCTAATAATTTTCCCGGAGATTATACTACTGATTATTTCTTCTGCAATACTTCTAGGAAGATATATAGGTATTAGATGGGTAGAGTTTTATCGTTTCAAACCACTATTTAGTTAA